The genomic window GGCCCTGATGCTCAGCCTGGGCTACGTCGTACTGGCGCTGGCCTTCGGTGCTGGCGTCTATCACTTTCTGGGCCCGCAAGCCGGAACCGAGTACATAACCGGCTACCTCATCGAGAAGAGCCTTTCCGTCGACAACATCTTCGTGTTCGTCCTTGTTTTCCTGCACTTCTCCGTACCGCGAGACTGCCAGCACAAGGTACTCTTCTGGGGCATCCTGGGGGCGCTCGCCATGCGCGCCCTGCTTATCCTGGCGGGTGCGGCGATCATCGAGAGTTTTCACTGGGTCATTTACGTCTTCGGAGCATTCCTCGTGTTCACGGGGATCAAGATGCTGGCCACGGTGGGACAAGAGCCCAACCTGGAAGAAAACCGCATCAACCGGTTCATGCGCCGGCACTTCAGGGTGACGAAAGGTTTCGAAGGCAGCAGTTTTATTGTCCGGCGCGACGGCGTGTCCTACATCACGCCCCTCCTCATCGTACTGGTGCTCATCGAATTCACCGACGTGGTCTTCGCCCTGGATTCCATACCGGCAATCTTCGCCATCACCACCGACCCGTTCATCGTCTACACGTCGAACGTGTTCGCCATCCTCGGCCTCCGGGCGCTATACTTCGCCCTGGTGGGCATCATCCACCGCTTTCACTACCTCAAGTACGGCCTGTCGCTTGTGCTCGTGGTCGTAGGCGGGAAGATGATCGTCAACGCATGGTTCGGCGAGAAGATCGTGCCCACCGAGACGGCGCTCCTGATCACGTCCGGGATCATCACCGCATCCATGCTCTTCTCGATGTTCAAGACGCGCGCAGAGCCTACCGAGGAGCAACTGAAAGAAGCGGCCCGCTGGTGGGTGCCGGGCAGCCCGCCCAAAGCCGAACCCGCGTCCCGCGAGAAGAATGGGGCCAGTGAGCCCTGAACGCTTCACGCTGCGAGCGGTTGCTGGCCAGGCCCGGCAACGCCCACATGAGGGGAATCGTGCGATGAAGTAACGCGACCCTGAAGGCGGCCCAGGAACGCTCATTGCGCCAAGTGCAAGCCCGGCCGATGCGCGGGGGGGGGCGATGGGGTGCATCGACCCCGCTTCCGAGCGCGCCGGGCCTCTGCACGCGGTGCTCTATCGTCACGCTCCCCTCTGTTTAACCAGGCAACAATTTTCCGTCCACCCGCTCATGCTTGCTGAATACAGTCGCATAATCCTCGACCTTGGCATTGCTCTGCTCCACTCTGGCCAGAAGAGCGAGCAACCCCGCCTCCTTACCGGCTGCAGCGGCAGGACTGCTGAATGACACCGTCCATAACATGGCGATCAAGGCACACAGGGAAGCCACCCCGCACGCCGTTGCCATTTCCGCGAGACTGACGTCACAATGGGAGTAATTGTGTTGAAAACATTGGAACTTTGTATCACTTGCCATAGGACACCCTCCAAAAGATGCTTTATATCGGAAGCGATTTTGCACGAACAAGACGATTGTCTCACGTTCAGCAAAAACAATCCCAGAAACAAACTTGCACCACAAGGACCTAAAATTTTTATTCAATTCAACTGGAATTGCCTGTTACTCCCCATGGAGCTCGACAAGAATTGATTTTTTACATGGACGAGGTTTATATTATAAGTGTTTTGCAATGATTGCTGGCCCGTCCTGCTCGGATTCAATACGCGAAAGTCCGAGACACCATGGCGTGGCATTTCACTGAAGGGGGTTTTCGGTATGCCGTTTAACCCTGTGGTCATCGTTGCGAAGGGGGAGAAGCCGGAGTGGTACGCATCCACGGCAGTGCATGCCCGTGCTGACCTGCGCAAATCCATTTGGCAACTCGCGAACACGCTCGTACCGTATGTTCTGATCTTTGCCCTGATGATCGTCTCGGTCAGGCAGAACCAGCCTTATTGGTTGACCCTGCTATTGGCGGTGGCGGCCTCGGCGCTTTACATACGCATCTTCATTTTCTTCCACGACTGCACACATGGATCGTTTCTGCCAACGCCTCGTTGGAACAGAAACCTGGGCTACCTGTGCGGCATCCTGACCTTCACGCCCTTCCATGACTGGCGACGCAGCCACGCAGGGCATCACCTCTCGGCCGGGGATCTTGACAGGCGTGGGGTCGGCGACATCGCCCTCATGACCGTCGCCGAGTACGCCTCCGCTTCACCGCTCAAGCGGATCGGCTACAGATTGTACCGCAATCCCCTGCTCATGTTTGGCATCGGACCCATCTATTACTTCCTCTTGCGCAACCGCTGGCCCAGAAAAGGAAGCAAGCGCATGGACAAACTGAGCGTGCTCTACACCAACCTGGCGATTCTGGGCATCATGGGGGCAGCGGGACTGACCATCGGCCTTAAGACCTATCTCCTGGTCCAAATGCCCATAGCGCTCTTCTCTGGCCCGGTAGGCATATGGCTGTTCTACGTCCAACACCAGTTCCAGGGGGTCTACTGGGCGCGCAACGCGGAGTGGGATCCTTGGCGGATGGCCATGGAAGGAGCCTCCCACTACCAGCTTCCCAGAATGCTGCAATGGATCACCGGAAACATCGGCTACCACCATGTCCACCACATGCGCCCGGCAATACCCAATTACAACCTGCAACGTTGCTACGAAGATACTCCGCAGTTACAGCAGACCAAGCCCATAACTCTGAAGGCCAGCCTGGATTGTCTTAGTCTGAAGCTTTACGACGAAGAGAAGCGTATGATGGTGGGCTTCAAGCAATCCACCCCCAGGGAAGAAGGAAAAGAGTAGACAAAACTGCAGTGCCCCCGTTCAAGGGGTTTGGAACAAACTTTCATATCGAGACACTGCCGACAAGCAATTCATAGTTGGCAGACCGAACAAAACCAACCGCATTGTGTCGTTCAAGGACACCTCAGGGCAGTCCACCCAAAAGAAAAAAGGACTTCGGAATATTCCGAAGTCCTTGTTTTTCTGTGGCGTCCCCAAGGGGATTTGAACCCCTGTTAGCGGCGTGAGAGTGGCCGAGCCGACTTAAACACTTTATCAAACACCTTCAAATACTTTGATTTTTGGATGAGCGCTACGATCAAGAGAGGTGCTGTGGTCGCCCCAGGATGTGGACAGCGTGTGGACTTCGCACAGGGGAGGAGTGAGGGAGTACGGAACACGAAAATTCTCAGAAAATGCTAAACTACTGAAATCATGGACAATAAACACCTATCTCCCCCGACGATCCATCCCAAATAGTTATGATTTCTCGATGTAGCCAAACCAATTGGTTTTGGCCAAGCAGTCCAGCTGAACTGCATGCGCAGGATCCTGCGCGAATGGATTAAGGCCTGGGCTTTATCCACTCAGAAAGGTTCGTTGTTATCATTGAGGCAGTGAGGTTGCCCTTGAAATCATTGCCGCGTGCAATTTGTCTTCCTTCTTTTACAATATCTTTCAAGCATTGCTGTAGATTGTTTACATTGGCCAGATTAAGCTGCATCATTATGGCAGTGCCATTGTATTGACACTTTGCAAATGAAGCATTTTGCCCTTCGAGTATTAAAGCTTTTCCGCCGCTTGCAATAATATACTTTCCACCGTTTTGACACAGTCGGCTTGTCACATATAGTCCATACCCTGAATTTGCCCAGGGATCGTCTTTGTCGTGTCTTCTTTGTTTGTCGCCGATGAGCTTGCCTGATACTCCGGGGCGAATTGCAAGATTGAGAGCGTTTTCATCATCAATTATTACTATTTTTGGATTGTTTTTCAATGTTTTTGTGATGCCAACTCCTTGGTCAAGGATTGCGATCTCAATCCTTTGATAAGTTGGCCAGTACTGACCTGCAAGCCATACGCTTTCTGCTTTACTATGTTCAAAAACATTTCGAATGATTTCTCGAATCGCATATGTGAGTGTGTCAACTATGTCAGGATTGCTTCCTACGCCTAGAAAACATGCAAATTCCTTCGATGCTGCCTCAACAATTTCTCCTGGATGAGCCTTTAATTCACGAGATATTGAAATAATATTAGTTACAGAAAGCTCTCGTATGGGTTTGTAGCTAGAGTTTCCACCTTCTGTTTTTGGAGTCGAGCCATATGGAGCTCCCCAAGAACGAAAAAAACCAACATGCGCCGCATAGCCATGTGCGGGCTTGGACTGATCGAAATTCGCAACGTGAAACCGAACTGGCGACTCGGTTTCTTGCTGTTTTGAGGCTATAAATGATCTTATAAGGGCCGCTGTCAGTAGCATTCCAAACGGACGCATTTGCTTGACTAAGCTTAAGTCAAAAACATAGTCTTGAGCTGATGGCGTGGAACAAAACACCAATGAAAAGTCAAGGGCTTCTTTAAAGTCGACTACTTGTGGAAGCTGAATACAATGCATAGCAATTCCAGTATTAATTGCAGTTGAGTCAGGTTGCCGAGGTATCCTTGGTTGTCGCGTAATGTTGCAGCTGCAGAACAAGCTTCAACCACCTGACAAGCTCGAACAGCCTGAGTACGAGCCGCTGATTGAGCTGAACCGCAAGCGCAGGATCCTGCGCGTGGCTTACGTGGTTAACTAGCCAAAGAAACAGTTCCAGGCATCCTCTTTGACCACCCTCAAGAACTCCTCAACAGTCTGAACCTCAGGACAAGGCTCGTAGCGGGTCCATTTTAGATTTCCCCGCATCCAGTAAACTTTCCAGGTTTTTGTATTCTTCACGTATGTAGCTTTGGCGACCATTCCTTCGATCAATTTTCCCTTATGCATGAAATGAGGGCGGATTTCGAAAAGTTCGACAGTCTGCTTCTCCTTGTCCACTCGGAAGTCCCAGCGGAGCTGATCACGGAGATGGGCTGGCGGTCCTTGCTCATCGCAGAACGTCTGGAGGAGTTTCTCCAGGCGAGCATGTTCAAATTCGCTGATTGGCATGCCCTAATTAGTCCATAGCTTGTTGACAATCTTCGTTCCGTCCAAGCTCTTCCGCCACCAACCTGAACTGTTCCAACGCAGCTTCCAAGCTCTCCACAATCTCGGCAGCGATGACGGACGGAACTGGTAGATTGTCCAAGTCCTCAAGCCCCTCGTCCTTGATCCAGAAGATATCCAGGTTCACTTTGTCGCGGCTGGCAAGTTCCTCATAGGAGAAGCACTTAAATCGCTCCGATTCAGCCCTGGTGTTTCGATTTTCCTGACCTGCTCGGCTCTTTTCGGACCAGGTGAAACTTGAAAAGGTGGCACTCGCCGACAAAGAGGGGGCCATGAGGATGACCACCCGCCGTCCAGCGTAAAAGCCGAAAACTACTATAACGATTGCCGAGGCTACAATTCCCACCTATCAACGAATTGGGACCTTAAAGACCTAATCGACTCTGGCAGCTCTCTTTCACATGTAATGCCAAGATATGTAGCAGCCCTTGTCGTTCCTACGTAAAGATATTTGTCAAACAGATCAGGATGAAGCTCTGCGAGAAGATCAACACCAACAAAAAAGACAGCTTCAAACTCAAGCCCTTTAATGTGTTGAATATCAAAGACTCTCACATCATTATCATTACCCATTACCTGGCCATTCGGACAGGCAACAGCTTGGATGTTCGACTCTTCGAGAACTATGTTTAACTCTTCAGCAAGGCTGGCAACTTTCTCTTCGCTTTCGACAAATACAGCGATTGAAGGCAGCTTTTGAACTAACCTTTCAACCTCACCGACTCTGCCTGCCAGCCAGGAACTAACCTTACGATACGTTGTAGCGTTCTCCAGTAAAACTGGCCTTACACCTTCAGCATCAACATGCTCAGGAAGCTTCGGCAAGACATAATTATTGTCACCGTTCACGGTTGTAATGATCAAAGCCGCGAGTTCATTCAACTGCCTACTCTGCCTATAGGCAATATTAACCTCTTTGACTTCAATATCTGAGCGAATCCATTTGAAGTTATCAATACTCCTGCTCCCCCAAGTGGTTAACCGCTGGTTGAAATCACCACATGCAAAAAATGACTGCAAAGTCGGATGGGTCAGCTTTGACATGCATGAAAGCTGTACAGGAGAGAAGTCAGTCGCCTCGTCTACATATATTTGATTTTTGCAAAGGGCATAGACACGACTCAAAGAAGACCATTGCGGTTCATCAATCTCCCGCAATATCAATGCTTTTTTGAGCATTGATGATGCGCCGGTTAATATCGAAAAAATGACAACATCGAGTTCTAGCGGATGTAAGTCGTTAGGATGGAATTCCACCGGATTATACCAAACATCCTCTTTACGACGGAGCCTTCTAAAGATCTTGTATCTACTCTGTACCCCTCTTAAATATCTATTCAGAGGGTTCTTAAACTTTCGAACATGATTCAAGATCACCAGCTTAGAGCCTACTGTAGCTTGGTCGGATTCACTGAGAGACCTTTCGCCAATCCAGTCAAGTAGCTGACTATTTCGAGTTTTCAGACTTATGCTTCTCTTTGTCGCAAAAGCTCTAGCCTGAGCACGAAGGGCTTGCTTGAAAGCGTTAACGGCATTTGCCCTTTTACTTCCTGAAGTTACAAACTCCTCATCCTCGACATCATCCTCTTCACTTTCTTCAGACAAACCTTCAGCCTGCTGAATTTCTTCTAATTTTTCAGCAAGCCTGTCTAGTAAACCATGATCTCTATTAAGCTGAAGATTGATCGTTTCATCCAATTTTTTATTTGTCTCGTCCTTCAACTCAGATTCTATCGATTTTATCTCATCAAGGACTTGGACAAAGGCAACAAACATATCCGAAATATCGTGTTTCTCGACCTTGTTTATTATTTCTAGGAGCCTTGCGCCGATACTGGAGATCGATTGCTCAGACTCCTTGCTCAAATTTTCAGCGGCAGATAGCAACTCTTCTCTAAAGTTCGCTTTTTGCCATGATTCAAAATCATCACACCAGCCAATGAGATCTTCGATAGTTTCTTTTCTTAAAACCTCGTCATTCTCTTTGAGAACAAATGCGCCACCATTGGTGGTACGAAGTATATGGAATACGTTTCTACCGATTTCTCGACGGAATTCAGCCCATGTACGAATATGCCTATCAGATGCAGGAACACCTTCTCTGGCGAACGCTTCCTTTAAATATATCTTCAACAAGTCTGTTGGTGTAAACATGATCCAGCTTTGTTCATGGGGATCACGACTAGGATGGCCACTTCCCCGAACAAGCCTTTTCTCATCTTCTTCAAGAAACTCAACATCACTTTTTTGACCTAAGCGACGGATGAGAGTTGTTGTTTTCCCTGTGCCGGGAGGTCCCAGAAGAAGTAAATTTTTGTTTAAGGGAAGCCGAAAGATTTCATCCTGATACTTGTCAAGAATTGGCTGATCGCGCAGCCCCATCTTTTCGATGACACTCCTCCGAAGTCCTTCAAGAACATTCGACTCATCCCTTTCTTCAGCTAACAAGCGACCAAGCAGATCAGCATCAAACCCTTCTTCAGCAACATCGACACCAAGCTCTTTGGCTTTAGACGCTAAAGCTCTCAGGGATTTGATCGTGAGAGGCCCGAATTCATCGGTCTCAAGTACAGTATCTTCGGAATCCCAAAACCCATTTCTTTTTCGGGGGCGAAGTCTTGTTTTTTCGACAATTTCAAGGAGGGTGCCGTTTGGAAGTTCGTACTCCTCGCCAACATCTAATGAAGCCATTCTGCCAGCTGGCGAATTGTAACTAGCTAGAATTACGTCCAGTCCAGTTACCGGCGTTGCCCTGCATATGTAATATGTCCTGTGTTTTCCATTCTCATCTAATGCCACAATACGAGCAATTGCAGGTTCTGACTTGAGCTTGAGATAGTCTGAATGCAGCGATGAACATATTCTAGACAAGTTTTCATTGGCAGATGTTGAGTTCCAAGTATTGGGAGATACTACACCGCAAGAGACACCCCGATTGTCTTCAACTTTTTTTGAGGCTGCCTTGGCAACACCATCAAAAGCATCAAGGGTTTCATCCGCAGCGACATTCAAGTACTTTTTAGTTTCATCCGACAATCCCATACTAACCTCTTCTGCTTAGCCGCCTTAAGCTCAGGCCATCTCAACCCCCAAGACTCCGCTCAATGATCAATTCACTTCGGGACTACTGTCAGTAAACGTAGAACAAAGCTGGCTAAAACTCTTCGGACGATACTTATCCCATTCCGTTTGCAGCACGTACAAGGGCCTGATGTTTTTACCTGATTGTTTGGACGCATCCTTACACCAATAAACCAAGCGTTTCCACTTTAAAGGAACATCAAGATCGGCTTGCCCCTTGGTTTCAATGATCCAAAGGTCTGATTCCGATTCCTTTACGATGAAGTCTGGGTAGTAGTTGGCGATGCCACCGTCCGCGTTTCTGTACTCGACCTTGAAATAGGTGCTCTGGGAGTTCTTGATGAACGAAATGATGTCATCGCACCCGTCAAGGAAGGCGGCAAACTCAAGCTCGAAATGGCTGTCACCCACCACCTTGTTGAAGATGGACTTCTTGGGAACGACATAGGCTTGGTCATTCACTAGGAAGGGGCGTGTCTTGCGGAACTGAATATGATCCCTGACTTCGGTAGTCCCCTTGTCATGGACCGTGAGGGCATTCACCGCAGATTTGAAGTTCTCCACGATCGCCTTGGTTGTCGCTTGGTCTGAGAGGTTCCGAAGAATATTCAAATCCGACAGGTCGACTTCCTTTTCGAAGAGATACCCCGTGATGTACTCCTTGAGCTTGCCAAAAAGGATGTCGAACCCGCCAACCAAGCGGAGGTCCCTCATGATGAGCTGGCAGAAGTACCCGATAACCGCCTGAGGACTCGGTTCCAGGCTCATGTCGAGAACCGTTGAATGGCTTATCTTATCGCTATCAATATCCTTGAAAACAATCTCCCGCTGCTCCTCCTCGGTATATTCGTGAATCTTGAGTTTGGGAGTTTTAACCTTTGAAACGTCCAGCTCATGGAGGTTCTTGTATTCTCGGTAAATCCTGGGAGTGAGAACGGGCAATTTGATATCCATCTCATCAAGGTCTTTTTGTGGGTTCTCTTTGTCGACCTCAATGACCATCGGCGACTTAGGCTTGGTCTTCTCGCCCATCTCGGCGTATTCAAGCTCAACGCCTTCGCTCTTGATGGACTCGACAAACTGAATGAACGCTTCGGTTCCAACCACGCTCACTTTTTCTTGAACGGGTTCGCCCCTGAACATCCTCCGCAACCCTCTGCCAAGGGTCTGTTCGGGAAGGATTTTGCTCTTCGCCTTGTATGGACGCAAACCGACGATGGATACTACGTTTTGAACGTCCCAGCCTTCCCGGAGCATCATGACCGAGACAATCACTTCGTAGGGGCTTGCTGGATCATCGATAACCCGGCTGGCTTCGCGCAACTTGTCCAGTTCGTCCTGGGCCTTCTTTCCAGCAGCCTCGGAGATTTCACCGTTGGCTTTCGTATGGATGACCAGGACCTTCCCGCCCAACTCGGGATAGTTCTTCTCGTAGTATTGTCCCACCTCGTCGCAAGTCTGAGTGTCGTCAGTCATGACGAACAGGATGGGCTTCTTCCCTGTCGAGGAAAGCTCCTTCTTGACGTTCTTCCATTCGAGGTAGCCAAGGTGGAGATAGTCCCTGTACTGTTCTGAGTACTGATCGCTTTTTCTTTCTTGAAGCTTCGCCCTGGACGCCGAATCAGGCAGCACCGGAGTCTTCACGACCCCCTGCCTGATGGCTTCAACCAAGGGGTAGTCGCTGATCGTCTGCACGAACATTGCGCCGTTGGTGTGTTTCGGTGTGGCTGAAAGATCGAACTGGGCTGAGAGCTTGCTATCCTTGAGGCGCAACTGGCTTGAAATGTCTTCGATGCTTTTGAACCAAGCCAGGTTCTTGTCGTGAATATGGTGGGCTTCGTCATTAATGACGACGAGGTTCGGCACCTCTCTGATGATTTTCCCAAGGTCCGTCTTCGAATCGGTGGTCTTTCCGGTGGGGCGTTTGCCGAGGAAATAGTCCATGGTGTTGTCGTCGTCGAACGAGGGGGTGCTTCCGTTCTCGAACACACGATGGATATTGGTCAGGAAGATGTTCCCGGTGTCCGACACGACGCCGATGTCGTCCTGGATGTGCAAGGTTACTTGGAAGTCATCCTTCCAGTTCTGCCCTTCATATCCATTCTCGGGCAGGATTGGGTCTTGATGGAAAATTTTCAGCCCCTGAAAATCATCATAAAGCCTGTCCAGGACGATGATGTTTGGCGCGATGAGCAGGAAGTTCGTGCTCAGGTCCGAACCTTCCTCATATCGTTTGTGGAAATACGACCACGCAACAAGCAGGCTCATGATTTTGGTCTTGCCTGCGCCGGTGGCCATCTTCACCACGTACCGGGTCCAGTCCTCGTCGAACATCCCCTGGGATATATGCCCGGACGAGTCGTACTTCATCAGAGAGTAAGGGTCACGGGCCTGTTCGATCTCGTACAGCCAGATGACGGACTCAACCGCCTCACGCTGGCAGAAGTAGTACTGGAACTTGAACATAGTCCCATCACACTTGGGGATCATGTGCTCTTCATCGAACCAGTACTTGAGCAGAGCCTTGGTGGTTTCGCTAGCTCCGGCGTAACCTCTTTCACGCCACTTGATCACACCCTTGCGGATTTTATGGACCAGCGGAGGGAGGAGCTTTTCATACCCCATCTCGTCCAGCATGGCGTCACCTGGATACCAGCGAATATCGGGGGTAAGGATGACGTGAGGATCACTCGGAAACGTCGAAGGCAGAGCCATTAGATTTTTACCTCCACCACCTTGGTCGTGTCGTTTCCGAAGATGTCGATCACTTTCACCGCCACCTTGTACTTGCCCTTCTCTGGGTAGTCGTACTTGCCGCTCATGAGTTCGAGTCGGCGTTCACTCTTGGTTCGGAATGACTGCCATTCGTTCTCGAAGATGTAGTTGCCCGTCCAAACTTGGCGCTCTTCCCCATCTTCGAGGATCGTGATGATTTCCTTGCGGCTCTCGTAGTCGAAGTCCACCGCCCAATAATCGATCCAATCCGTCCATTTCTTGGTCAGAATCTCTCGGGATACGACGCCGCTCTTGTCCTTGCTGATCTTCACCACCTGCCCGCCGTCAATGGTGACTTTACTTCCACCATCCTTGAGGGATTCCCCCAGGCTATCAAGGTCATCCTGGCGGTAAAACACCCCGAAGTCCTTGAGGTGGAGCTGGACCGTCTTCCCCTGGACCTTTGGCATAATGTCAACGTACGCCACATCATAGAACTTGACCTGATTGCGTTCGATGGCACGCCGGTCAAAAACGTCTTTCGGGATGTACTTCAGACTGAGGGTGACACCCTTTTGTCTGGCCTCGTCCTGAATGGCGGGAACCAACCCCATCTCGAACTCGAAGCCAAGGATGTCCGCCTTACTGATCTTGTTCTTGCGACATGCATCTATGGCTTCATTGACCTGGGCCAGCGTCACCGGCGCATCAATGGGGCCGACCAGAACCACCGTGCTTCCCTTCTTCCCGTGGAATGGGGAGAGTTGAAATATCCGTTCAGCCTTGTAGGCGGAAAGGATGAGGGTCAGGTAGTGCTCTTCTCTCTGAAGAGTTTGAGCCTTGCGTTGTTCCTCGGGCAAGGTGGGGTCGATGCCCACGAAATATTGACGTTCGTATTTGCCGAGGTTGAGGATTTCAAAACTGCGGTAAGGTTTGCCTGCTTGCTTGAGTTCTCGCTGAACCCCGATCATCCGCTTTCTGGTTGTATGAATGGCAAACCTGCCAAGATCACAGCCAATCCACTTCCTGCCAAGCTTTTCAGCGACTGCTAGCGTTGTACCTGAGCCACAGAAAAAGTCTGCGACAAGGTCATCCTTGTTCGATGTTGCACGTATTATTCTATCAAGCAGAGCTTCTGGTTTTTGGGTTGCGTAGTCAACAAGCTCATTAGATTAATTATGAATCTTATTGATGTCTGTCCAAATGTCTTGAAGAACCGTCCCCTCGTATTCGCTCTCATAACATTTTAGCCTTGGCATCCCACCGTCTTTTTTTGGGTAATGAATTCTTCCTTTTCTTTCGAACTCTTCCATTTTGTCTATGGTGTAGGCCCAAGTCCTATTTTTCGATGGCCATGCACCTTTCCATTCATAAACTAGATTTCCTCCGTCTCCATGTCTCGGGGCATCCATGGGTATTCTATTGTATCTCTCTTTTCTGGCATCATCATATTGGTCAAAAAACTGTTCAAGATATTCAGCACTTGGCTTTTGCAGGACTTTATTCCATGTCCTTTTGTCTGAATTTGAATAATACAGGACCACGTCATGGATCATGCCGCAGCGAGAAGGATCATTGTGTGCGAATGCCCTTCTCCAAATGATTTGGTTTATGAAATTGGAACAACCAAACACATCATCGAGAACGCTTCGCACAACGTGAGACACCTTGGGGCCAATATGAACAAAAATACTTCCATCGCTGGCAAGCAAAGATTTTATTAGCAATAATCTTTCATATACCATCGAAAGGTAGGAGTCAGCACCCCTCCCCCAGGTGTCTCGGTATGCAAGCTCTTCAATGATGCTGGGCTCCTTTGTTAATGTTTCTGGCCCAACACCAATGTTAAACGAAAAGTCAGCACCAACATCAAAGGGTGGGTCGATGTAGACCAGCTTCAACCCGCCAGCCTTTTCAATCTCTTCGCGCATGGGACCGTTCTTAAGCGAGGAAAGGACCAGTTTGTTGTCGCCCCAGATGAGCTTGTTCGACCAACCACTTTGCTGTCTGCCGCTGCTTGTGTCGCAGGAAAAAAGACTGAACGAGTCTTTTCCGACAACCATGTTGGCGTCCTTCCGTGGCTCGTCTATCTGCTCAATGGACTGAAAGGGGAGGACTACATTAGTCACTTCACTGGTCTTGCCAGCCCAGACAAGCTCCACCTCGGGAACGTTCTCGAACAGTTGGGACTTGAATTTCGCGGGGAGCTTTTCGCCCCTATCAATCATGGCTTTCAGCTGCTCTTTCTCGTGGTCAGTCAGACTCATCACGCCCCCTCTTCAAAAACATGACGACGAACTATGCCCGTGGTGCAAGAAATCTCGCCAAGGCGTTGTGTTCGAACATTTGGCTGATAGCCAATCCGTGGAACCCTATTGTTGCTAATACCTTGCCACCTTCAGGTTTACAAGGGCTGGCGGGTGTCTTTGGGCCATTTATCCGACTCATTCCCCTGGTCAGACCTGGCCCTCC from Fundidesulfovibrio soli includes these protein-coding regions:
- a CDS encoding DNA methyltransferase translates to MSLTDHEKEQLKAMIDRGEKLPAKFKSQLFENVPEVELVWAGKTSEVTNVVLPFQSIEQIDEPRKDANMVVGKDSFSLFSCDTSSGRQQSGWSNKLIWGDNKLVLSSLKNGPMREEIEKAGGLKLVYIDPPFDVGADFSFNIGVGPETLTKEPSIIEELAYRDTWGRGADSYLSMVYERLLLIKSLLASDGSIFVHIGPKVSHVVRSVLDDVFGCSNFINQIIWRRAFAHNDPSRCGMIHDVVLYYSNSDKRTWNKVLQKPSAEYLEQFFDQYDDARKERYNRIPMDAPRHGDGGNLVYEWKGAWPSKNRTWAYTIDKMEEFERKGRIHYPKKDGGMPRLKCYESEYEGTVLQDIWTDINKIHN